The Streptomyces sp. B3I8 nucleotide sequence AGCTGTGCGCATGGCGAAGTGGACTCCCCAGCACGAGGCGCCCGAGCCCCTGGAGGGGCCCGTGGTCGCCACCATCACCGGCGGCACGATCCTGTGGTTCGTCCTCTTCCTGGTACAGCTCCCGTTCTACGGCTGGTTCGACGACCACGGGCACACGTGGTGGGTGTGGACGTGCCTGGCCGGGGGTGGTCTCGGGCTGATCGGCGTCTGGTACGTGCGCAGGCGGGACGCCGCGATCAAGCGGGACGCCGCCCGCAAGGAGGCCGGCACCGCCGCCGACTGAGCCGTGGTCGCCGCGTCTCCTGAGCCGTGACCGCTACCGCCGACCGAGCCGTGACCGGTTCGCCTCCTGAGCCGGAACCGGTACCGCCGCCTGAGCCTGCGGTACCAAGCGGCTCGCCCCGCCTGCAACCACCGCACGAGGGCCCTTTGCCCCGCGCTCCTCCCCAGGTCGGATTTGTCACCTGGTGCGGAGGTGAACGCACCGGCCCGCACGTACCGTCGAAGACATGACCGATATCGACGCGGCTGCCGGACTCGACCCCGTGCACCCGGTGCCGCCGCCCGGACGCGAGCGCGGGCTGACCGCCGCGGAGGTCGCGGAACGCGTCTCGCGCGGTGCGGTCAACGACGTTCCCGTGCGCAGCAGCCGGACTTTCGGCGAGATCGTCCGCGCCAACGTCCTCACCCGGTTCAACGCGATCATCGGGCTGCTCTGGCTGATCATGCTGTTCGTGGCACCTGTGCAGGACAGCCTGTTCGGGTACGTGATCCTCGCCAACACCGGCATCGGCATCATCCAGGAGTGGCGGGCCAAGAAGACCCTGGACTCGCTCGCGGTGATCGGCGAGGCCCACCCGGCCGTGCGCCGGGACGGGCGCACCACCCAGGTCGCCACCTCGGGGATCGTGCTGGACGACGTCCTGGAGATCGGCCCCGGCGACAGAATCGTCGTCGACGGGGTGTGCGTCGAGACCGACGGCCTGGAGATCGACGAGTCGCTGCTGACCGGCGAGGCCGATCCCGTCGACAAGCAGCCCGGCGACCCGGTGATGTCGGGCAGCTTCGTCGTCGCGGGCGGCGGCGCGTTCCGCGCGACCCGGGTCGGCCGGGAGGCGTACGCCGCCCAGCTCGCCGAGGAGGCCTCCCGGTTCACCCTGGTCCACTCCGAGCTGCGCACCGGCATCTCGACCATCCTCAAGTACGTGACCTGGATGATGGTGCCGACCGCGCTCGGCCTGGTCGTCAGCCAGCTCGTGGTCGAGCAGCACGGCTTCAAGGACTCCGTCGGCCGCACGGTCGGCGGGATCGTGCCGATGGTCCCCGAGGGCCTGGTGCTGCTCACCTCCGTCGCCTTCGCGATCGGCGTGATCCGGCTCGGCCGCAAGCAGGTCCTCGTGCAGGAGCTGCCCGCGATCGAGGGGCTGGCCCGTGTCGACACCGTCTGCCTGGACAAGACCGGCACCCTCACCGAGGGCGGCATGGACGTCACCGAGCTGCGGCCGCTCCAGGGGGCCGACGAGACGTACCTGCGTACGGTGCTCGGCGCGCTCGGCGCCTCCGATCCGCGCCCCAACGCCTCCCTCCAGGCGCTCATCGACGCCTACCCGGACAGCGCGGGGTGGACATGCGTCGAGGCGCTGCCGTTCTCCTCCGCCCGCAAGTACAGCGGCGCCTCCTTCGAGGAGCCGGACGGCGGGACCGGCACCTGGCTGCTGGGCGCCCCCGACGTGCTGCTCGGCCCCGACGACCCGGCCCTCACCGAGACCGTCCGGCTCAACGAACAGGGGCTGCGGGTCCTGCTGCTGGCCGGCACCGACCGCGCGCTGGACGACCCCGCGGTGGCGGCGGGCGTGCGGCCGGCCGCGCTGGTCGTGCTGGAGCAGCGGCTGCGCCCGGACGCCGCCGACACCCTGCGCTACTTCGCCCGGCAGGACGTGCACGCCAAGGTGATCTCCGGCGACAACGCGGTCTCGGTGGGCGCGGTGGCCGGCAAGCTGGGCCTCACCGGGGAGGTGCTGGACGCCCGCGGACTGCCCGAGGACCGCGCGGAGATGGCGAAGGCGCTCGACGGCGCCACCGTCTTCGGGCGGGTCACCCCCCGGCAGAAGCGGGACATGGTCGGCGCCCTCCAGTCCGACGGGCACACGGTCGCCATGACCGGCGACGGCGTCAACGACGTGCTCGCGCTCAAGGACGCCGACATCGGCGTCTCGATGGGGTCGGGCTCGGAGGCCACCCGGGCGGTCGCGCAGATCGTGCTGCTCGACAACAGCTTCGCCACCCTGCCGTCGGTGGTCGCCGAGGGCCGCCGGGTCATCGGCAACATCACCCGCGTCGCCACCCTGTTCCTGGTCAAGACGGTGTATTCGGTGCTGCTCGCGGTGCTGGTGGT carries:
- a CDS encoding cation-translocating P-type ATPase, giving the protein MTDIDAAAGLDPVHPVPPPGRERGLTAAEVAERVSRGAVNDVPVRSSRTFGEIVRANVLTRFNAIIGLLWLIMLFVAPVQDSLFGYVILANTGIGIIQEWRAKKTLDSLAVIGEAHPAVRRDGRTTQVATSGIVLDDVLEIGPGDRIVVDGVCVETDGLEIDESLLTGEADPVDKQPGDPVMSGSFVVAGGGAFRATRVGREAYAAQLAEEASRFTLVHSELRTGISTILKYVTWMMVPTALGLVVSQLVVEQHGFKDSVGRTVGGIVPMVPEGLVLLTSVAFAIGVIRLGRKQVLVQELPAIEGLARVDTVCLDKTGTLTEGGMDVTELRPLQGADETYLRTVLGALGASDPRPNASLQALIDAYPDSAGWTCVEALPFSSARKYSGASFEEPDGGTGTWLLGAPDVLLGPDDPALTETVRLNEQGLRVLLLAGTDRALDDPAVAAGVRPAALVVLEQRLRPDAADTLRYFARQDVHAKVISGDNAVSVGAVAGKLGLTGEVLDARGLPEDRAEMAKALDGATVFGRVTPRQKRDMVGALQSDGHTVAMTGDGVNDVLALKDADIGVSMGSGSEATRAVAQIVLLDNSFATLPSVVAEGRRVIGNITRVATLFLVKTVYSVLLAVLVVCARVEYPFLPRHLTLLSTLTIGVPAFFLALAPNTERARPHFVRRVMRYAIPGGVLAAVATFVTYLLARHHYSGPGSLQAETSAATLTLFLISLWVLAIVARPYTWWRVVLVAAMGAAFLVVLVVPGLQVFFALRLVGLWMPWVAVGIAALASAVLELGWRRVDRAGPPRGPGEGPRGGPAARLLATSRSLVATAATARRRRRPRS
- a CDS encoding DUF2530 domain-containing protein; this translates as MAKWTPQHEAPEPLEGPVVATITGGTILWFVLFLVQLPFYGWFDDHGHTWWVWTCLAGGGLGLIGVWYVRRRDAAIKRDAARKEAGTAAD